One genomic region from Nocardioides plantarum encodes:
- a CDS encoding isochorismatase family protein, with translation MSTTRKALVIVDVQNDFVEGGSLAVTGGRDVATRISHHLAAHADDYVAVIASRDWHHAEGTNDGHFAEPGTDPDFVHTWPVHCVSTTGGSDYAPELVTDQVTHHVRKGMGVAAYSAFEGVTDDGTALPRVLADLGVTDLDVTGIATDYCVRATVLDARAAGLGVRLLDGLHAGVAPESSATALAEMTDAGAAV, from the coding sequence TCGAGGGCGGCTCGCTCGCCGTCACCGGCGGACGCGACGTCGCGACCCGGATCAGCCACCACCTCGCGGCCCACGCCGACGACTACGTCGCGGTCATCGCCTCCCGCGACTGGCACCACGCCGAGGGCACCAACGACGGCCACTTCGCCGAGCCCGGCACCGACCCCGACTTCGTCCACACCTGGCCGGTCCACTGCGTGTCGACCACCGGCGGGTCCGACTACGCGCCCGAGCTGGTCACCGACCAGGTGACCCACCACGTCCGCAAGGGCATGGGGGTGGCCGCCTACAGCGCCTTCGAGGGCGTCACCGACGACGGGACGGCGCTCCCCCGGGTGCTCGCCGACCTGGGCGTCACCGACCTCGACGTCACCGGCATCGCCACCGACTACTGCGTGCGCGCGACCGTGCTCGACGCACGAGCCGCCGGGCTCGGCGTACGCCTGCTGGACGGGCTGCACGCCGGCGTCGCCCCCGAGTCGTCGGCCACCGCCCTGGCCGAGATGACCGACGCGGGGGCCGCCGTATGA
- a CDS encoding DNA-formamidopyrimidine glycosylase family protein, which produces MPEGDTVWRAARLLDRALSGHDLVATDFRVPQHATADLAGGRVLETVSRGKHLLTRVTHDTGRWTLHTHLKMEGAWRVLGLDQRWPRPPHQARVVLTTATDRAVGFSLGIVELLPTDDEESVVGHVGPDLLGPDWDEAEALVRLTADPDRPVVEALLDQRNLAGIGNMYAAELCFVAGLHPLAPVSAAPDLRRVVRRAKQMLDLNKERAVQSTTGNLRERERMWVYRRDRSPCRRCGAPVRVAMRGPAERERATYWCPRCQPEPTTGLSPSA; this is translated from the coding sequence GTGCCCGAGGGTGACACCGTGTGGCGGGCGGCGCGGTTGCTCGACCGGGCTCTCAGCGGACACGACCTGGTGGCGACCGACTTCCGGGTCCCGCAGCACGCCACCGCCGACCTCGCCGGCGGGCGGGTCCTCGAGACGGTCAGCCGCGGCAAGCACCTGCTCACCCGCGTCACCCACGACACCGGTCGCTGGACCCTCCACACCCACCTCAAGATGGAGGGGGCGTGGCGGGTCCTCGGCCTCGACCAGCGATGGCCGCGTCCGCCGCACCAGGCCCGCGTGGTCCTGACGACCGCGACCGACCGGGCCGTCGGGTTCTCCCTCGGCATCGTCGAGCTGCTCCCCACCGACGACGAGGAGTCGGTAGTCGGTCACGTCGGGCCCGACCTGCTCGGACCCGACTGGGACGAGGCCGAGGCCCTGGTCCGGCTGACCGCCGACCCCGATCGCCCGGTGGTCGAGGCGCTGCTCGACCAGCGCAACCTCGCCGGCATCGGCAACATGTACGCCGCCGAGCTGTGCTTCGTGGCCGGGCTCCACCCGCTCGCTCCGGTCTCGGCCGCGCCCGACCTGCGTCGCGTCGTACGCCGGGCCAAGCAGATGCTCGACCTCAACAAGGAGCGGGCGGTGCAGTCGACGACGGGCAACCTGCGCGAGCGCGAGCGGATGTGGGTCTACCGCCGCGACCGCTCGCCGTGCCGCCGGTGCGGCGCCCCGGTCCGGGTCGCGATGCGCGGCCCGGCCGAGCGCGAGCGCGCGACCTACTGGTGCCCGCGCTGCCAGCCCGAGCCGACGACGGGTCTCAGCCCGTCGGCCTGA
- a CDS encoding ATP-dependent helicase: MPTEPTAGDPLAAFSEPTRAWFSAAFAEPTPAQSGAWAAIGAGRHALVVAPTGSGKTLSAFLWSIDRLLTFQPPQDKKQRTRVLYISPLKALGVDVERNLRAPLTGIRHTADRLGVTLPEVTVGVRSGDTAAADRRKLQTTPPDILITTPESLFLMLTSQARESLRGLETVIIDEVHAVAGSKRGAHLALSLERLDALLERPVQRVGLSATVRPLEEVARFLGGSAPVDIVAPPAAKSWDLRVVVPVEDMTQPGDLDEDGEQDGGEQDGGGHGSIWPHVEESVVDLIEQHTSTIVFANSRRLAERLTARFNEIATTRAELALPEAEGPPAEVMAQSGATQGAETVIAKAHHGSVSKEQRALIEDDLKRGRLPAVVATSSLELGIDMGAVDLVVQIESPPSVASALQRVGRAGHQVGETSRGVLYPKHRGDLAQTAVAVRRMRTGGIEALRIPANPLDVLAQQVVAATALEAVDVDALYALCRRSAPFTQLPRSAYDATLDLLAGRYPSDEFAELRPRIVWDRVTGQLTGRPGAQRLAVTSGGTIPDRGLFGVFLVGGEGPGRRVGELDEEMVYESRVGDIFALGATSWRIEDITHDRVLVTPAPGIPGRLPFWKGDSLGRPAELGEAIGAYTRELGALPKATALSQARSDGLDEWAADNLVAYLHEQLEATTVLPSDTTLLVERFRDELGDWRLVVHSPYGTPVHAPWALAINARLRERYGVDGQAMASDDGIVIRIPDTDAEPPTGDLIVFDADEIDAIVTQEVGGSSLFAARFRECAARALLLPRRDPGRRSPLWQQRQRAAALLEVASKYPSFPIVLEAVRECLQDVYDLPALVTLMRAVDRREVRVTDVATQTPSPYARSLLFGYVAQFVYEGDSPIAERRAAALSLDQGLLAELLGRAELRELLDPEVLVEVEAELQRLAPDRRARNAEGVVDLLRMLGPLTLDEIRARSTDSPSSDTDVVEWLQTLAASRRVVEVRLAGVPTWAVIEDVTRLRDALGVPVPPGTPDVFTEPVEDPLGDLVARFARTHGPFTTDDVADRLGIGAAVARHTLQRLAAQGRVLDGEFRPSGIGSEWCDAEVLRRLRRRSLARLRQEVEPVEPAALGRFLAAWQHVSGRGLRGVDGLLSAIDQLAGSPVPASALEPLVLAARVRDYEPSYLDELTASGEVVWAGHGALPGNDGWVSLHLADQASLTLPPPAAFEAGELQEAVLGALAGGGAWFFHQVADATRRQLDKSSLTDQAISAALWELVWAGRVGNDTLVPLRALTGNGRTTHRTRRPPPRPGRVARTGPPETAGRWSVLPEVDADPTRRAKATAERLLERHGVVIRGAVVSERVPGGFAGVYKVLSAFEESGRCRRGYFVDGLGAAQFGTAGAIDRLRTFSEIPDDAKATALALAATDPANPYGAALPWPDSGGGHRPGRKAGAIVVLVDGVLVLYVERGGRTLLTWSDEPDLLTPAAAALAETVRRGALGRLTVEKADGAAILGGGSTPLRDALDAAGFVTTPQGLRLRSARG; this comes from the coding sequence ATGCCCACCGAGCCCACCGCCGGCGACCCGCTCGCCGCGTTCAGCGAGCCGACGCGCGCGTGGTTCTCGGCGGCGTTCGCCGAGCCCACCCCCGCCCAGTCGGGCGCGTGGGCGGCGATCGGCGCAGGCCGGCACGCGCTGGTGGTGGCGCCGACCGGGTCTGGCAAGACGCTCAGTGCGTTCCTCTGGTCCATCGACAGGCTGCTGACCTTCCAGCCACCCCAGGACAAGAAGCAGCGCACCCGGGTGCTCTACATCAGCCCCCTCAAGGCGCTCGGGGTCGACGTCGAGCGCAACCTGCGGGCGCCGTTGACCGGCATCCGCCACACCGCCGACCGGCTCGGCGTCACGCTGCCCGAGGTCACCGTCGGGGTGCGGTCGGGCGACACCGCGGCGGCCGACCGGCGCAAGCTGCAGACCACGCCGCCCGACATCCTGATCACCACGCCCGAGTCGCTGTTCCTGATGCTCACCAGCCAGGCGCGCGAGTCGTTGCGTGGGCTCGAGACGGTGATCATCGACGAGGTCCACGCGGTCGCGGGGTCCAAGCGCGGCGCCCACCTGGCGCTGTCCCTCGAGCGGCTCGACGCCCTGCTCGAGCGTCCGGTGCAGCGCGTCGGGCTGTCGGCCACGGTGCGCCCGCTCGAAGAGGTGGCGCGGTTCCTCGGCGGCAGCGCCCCGGTCGACATCGTCGCGCCGCCGGCCGCCAAGAGCTGGGACCTCAGGGTCGTGGTGCCCGTCGAGGACATGACCCAGCCCGGCGACCTCGACGAGGACGGCGAGCAGGACGGCGGCGAGCAGGACGGCGGCGGGCACGGCTCGATCTGGCCCCACGTCGAGGAGAGCGTGGTCGACCTGATCGAGCAGCACACCTCGACGATCGTCTTCGCCAACTCGCGCCGCCTCGCCGAGCGGCTGACCGCGCGGTTCAACGAGATCGCGACGACCCGGGCCGAGCTCGCCCTGCCCGAGGCCGAGGGCCCGCCCGCCGAGGTGATGGCCCAGAGCGGCGCCACCCAGGGGGCAGAGACGGTGATCGCCAAGGCCCACCACGGCTCGGTCTCCAAGGAGCAGCGTGCGCTCATCGAGGACGACCTCAAGCGGGGCCGGCTGCCCGCGGTCGTCGCGACCAGCAGCCTCGAGCTCGGCATCGACATGGGTGCCGTCGACCTCGTGGTCCAGATCGAGTCGCCGCCGTCGGTCGCCAGCGCGCTCCAGCGCGTCGGGCGGGCGGGCCACCAGGTCGGCGAAACCTCGCGCGGCGTCCTCTACCCCAAGCACCGCGGCGACCTGGCGCAGACCGCGGTCGCCGTACGCCGGATGCGCACCGGGGGCATCGAGGCGCTGCGCATCCCCGCCAACCCGCTCGACGTGCTGGCCCAGCAGGTCGTCGCCGCGACCGCGCTGGAGGCCGTCGACGTCGACGCCCTCTACGCCCTGTGCCGGCGCAGCGCGCCGTTCACCCAGCTGCCGCGCTCGGCCTACGACGCCACCCTCGACCTGCTCGCCGGTCGCTACCCGAGCGACGAGTTCGCCGAGCTGCGCCCGCGCATCGTGTGGGACCGCGTCACCGGCCAGCTCACCGGCCGCCCCGGCGCCCAGCGGCTGGCCGTCACCAGCGGCGGCACCATCCCCGACCGCGGCCTGTTCGGGGTGTTCCTGGTCGGCGGCGAGGGGCCCGGGCGACGCGTCGGCGAGCTCGACGAGGAGATGGTCTACGAGTCGCGCGTCGGCGACATCTTCGCCCTGGGCGCCACCAGCTGGCGGATCGAGGACATCACCCACGACCGGGTGCTGGTGACCCCGGCGCCCGGCATCCCCGGGCGGCTGCCGTTCTGGAAGGGCGACTCGCTGGGTCGCCCGGCCGAGCTCGGCGAGGCGATCGGCGCCTACACCCGCGAGCTCGGCGCACTGCCCAAGGCCACGGCGTTGAGCCAGGCCAGGTCCGACGGGCTCGACGAGTGGGCGGCCGACAACCTGGTCGCCTACCTCCACGAGCAGCTCGAGGCCACCACGGTGCTCCCGAGCGACACCACGCTGCTCGTCGAGCGGTTCCGCGACGAGCTCGGCGACTGGCGGCTCGTGGTCCACTCCCCCTACGGCACTCCCGTGCACGCCCCCTGGGCGCTGGCGATCAACGCGCGGCTGCGCGAGCGCTACGGCGTCGACGGGCAGGCCATGGCCTCCGACGACGGCATCGTCATCCGCATCCCCGACACCGACGCCGAGCCCCCGACCGGCGACCTCATCGTCTTCGACGCCGACGAGATCGACGCGATCGTGACCCAGGAGGTCGGCGGGTCGTCGCTGTTCGCGGCCCGCTTCCGCGAGTGCGCGGCGCGGGCCCTGCTGCTGCCGCGCCGCGATCCCGGACGTCGCTCGCCCCTGTGGCAGCAGCGGCAGCGCGCCGCGGCGCTGCTCGAGGTCGCCTCCAAGTACCCCTCCTTCCCGATCGTGCTCGAGGCCGTCCGCGAGTGCCTGCAGGACGTCTACGACCTGCCGGCGCTGGTCACGCTGATGCGCGCCGTCGACCGCCGCGAGGTCCGGGTCACCGACGTCGCGACCCAGACCCCCTCCCCCTATGCCCGCAGCCTGCTGTTCGGCTACGTCGCCCAGTTCGTCTACGAGGGCGACTCCCCCATTGCCGAGCGCCGGGCCGCCGCCCTCTCCCTCGACCAGGGCCTGCTCGCCGAGCTGCTCGGTCGCGCCGAGCTGCGAGAGCTGCTCGACCCCGAGGTGCTGGTCGAGGTCGAGGCCGAGCTGCAGCGGCTCGCCCCCGACCGCCGCGCGCGCAACGCCGAGGGCGTCGTCGACCTGCTGCGCATGCTCGGCCCGCTGACCCTCGACGAGATCCGGGCCCGCAGCACCGACTCCCCGTCGTCCGACACCGACGTGGTCGAGTGGCTGCAGACCCTCGCCGCGTCGCGACGCGTGGTCGAGGTGCGGCTCGCCGGGGTGCCCACCTGGGCCGTCATCGAGGACGTCACCCGGCTGCGCGACGCCCTCGGCGTCCCCGTCCCGCCCGGCACCCCCGACGTGTTCACCGAGCCGGTCGAGGACCCGCTCGGCGACCTGGTGGCCCGCTTCGCCCGCACCCACGGTCCCTTCACCACCGACGACGTGGCCGACCGCCTCGGCATCGGCGCCGCCGTCGCACGCCACACGCTGCAGCGCCTGGCCGCCCAGGGCCGGGTGCTCGACGGGGAGTTCCGGCCGTCCGGCATCGGCTCGGAGTGGTGCGACGCCGAGGTGCTCCGCCGGCTGCGCCGCCGCTCGCTGGCGCGCCTGCGCCAGGAGGTCGAGCCGGTCGAGCCGGCCGCGCTGGGCCGCTTCCTCGCCGCCTGGCAGCACGTCTCGGGGCGCGGGCTGCGTGGGGTCGACGGGCTGCTCAGCGCCATCGACCAACTGGCCGGCTCCCCCGTGCCGGCCTCCGCGCTCGAGCCGCTGGTGCTCGCGGCCCGGGTGCGCGACTACGAGCCGTCCTACCTCGACGAGCTCACCGCCTCCGGCGAGGTCGTGTGGGCCGGGCACGGCGCCCTGCCCGGCAACGACGGCTGGGTGTCGCTCCACCTCGCCGACCAGGCCTCCCTCACCCTGCCGCCGCCCGCCGCCTTCGAGGCCGGTGAGCTGCAGGAGGCCGTGCTCGGCGCGCTCGCGGGCGGGGGTGCGTGGTTCTTCCACCAGGTCGCCGACGCCACCCGGCGTCAGCTCGACAAGTCCTCGCTGACCGACCAGGCGATCAGCGCCGCGCTGTGGGAGCTCGTGTGGGCCGGTCGCGTCGGCAACGACACCCTCGTCCCGCTGCGCGCGCTCACCGGCAACGGCCGCACCACCCACCGCACCCGCCGCCCTCCGCCCCGGCCCGGCCGGGTCGCCCGCACCGGCCCGCCCGAGACCGCCGGCCGGTGGTCGGTCCTGCCCGAGGTCGACGCCGACCCCACCCGCCGGGCCAAGGCCACCGCCGAGCGCCTCCTCGAGCGACACGGCGTCGTGATCCGGGGCGCGGTGGTCAGCGAGCGGGTCCCCGGTGGGTTCGCCGGGGTCTACAAGGTGCTGTCGGCGTTCGAGGAGTCCGGGCGCTGCCGCCGCGGCTACTTCGTCGACGGCCTCGGCGCCGCCCAGTTCGGCACCGCAGGGGCGATCGACCGGCTGCGCACCTTCAGCGAGATCCCCGACGACGCCAAGGCCACCGCCCTGGCGCTCGCAGCGACCGATCCCGCCAACCCCTACGGCGCGGCGCTGCCGTGGCCCGACTCCGGCGGCGGACACCGGCCCGGCCGCAAGGCCGGCGCGATCGTGGTGCTCGTCGACGGCGTGCTCGTCCTCTACGTCGAGCGCGGGGGGCGCACCCTGCTCACCTGGTCCGACGAGCCCGACCTGCTCACCCCCGCCGCAGCCGCGCTCGCCGAGACGGTGCGCCGCGGTGCGCTGGGCCGGCTCACCGTCGAGAAGGCCGACGGCGCCGCCATCCTCGGCGGGGGCTCGACCCCGCTGCGTGACGCCCTCGACGCGGCCGGGTTCGTCACGACGCCCCAGGGGCTGAGGCTGCGCAGTGCCCGAGGGTGA
- a CDS encoding helix-turn-helix domain-containing protein: MVLFRRLLGDVLRERRVQRGLTLREVSAQARVSLGYISEIERGQKEASSELLASLCGALEAPLSEVLREVSDAVALEEAALALTTPLTVRPRPEVVAPAA, translated from the coding sequence ATGGTGCTGTTCCGACGCCTGCTCGGTGACGTCCTCCGCGAACGCCGCGTCCAGCGCGGCCTGACCTTGCGCGAGGTCTCCGCCCAGGCCCGGGTCAGCCTCGGCTACATCTCCGAGATCGAGCGCGGCCAGAAGGAGGCGTCGTCGGAGCTGCTCGCCTCGCTGTGCGGCGCGCTCGAGGCCCCTCTGTCCGAGGTGCTGCGCGAGGTGTCCGACGCGGTCGCCCTCGAGGAGGCTGCTCTCGCCCTCACCACGCCGCTCACGGTGCGTCCGCGCCCCGAGGTCGTCGCCCCCGCCGCCTGA
- a CDS encoding NUDIX hydrolase: MSEHPPFAVTVDLAVFTIRDGALAVLLVERGADPYAGSWALPGGFVEPQEDAETAAWRELHEETGVAKFDGHLEQLRTYSAPDRDPRMRVVSVAHVAFAPDLPEPSAGSDAAGARWWAVDDVLGAPDGPTLAFDHEEILTDARERVRAKLEYTTLALEFVAEPFTLPELRRVYAAVWGLAPDLGNFRRKVLGTDGFVVPTDSHDSAGGRPALLYRRGSARVIQPPMLRAASD; encoded by the coding sequence ATGAGCGAGCACCCGCCGTTCGCCGTCACCGTCGACCTCGCCGTCTTCACCATCCGCGACGGCGCGCTGGCCGTGCTGCTCGTCGAGCGCGGGGCCGACCCGTACGCCGGCTCCTGGGCCCTGCCCGGCGGCTTCGTCGAGCCGCAGGAGGACGCCGAGACGGCGGCCTGGCGAGAGCTGCACGAGGAGACCGGGGTCGCGAAGTTCGACGGACACCTCGAGCAGCTGCGCACCTACTCCGCACCCGACCGCGACCCGCGGATGCGGGTCGTGTCGGTCGCCCACGTCGCGTTCGCCCCCGACCTGCCCGAGCCGTCCGCCGGCTCCGATGCGGCCGGTGCCCGCTGGTGGGCCGTCGACGACGTGCTCGGGGCTCCCGACGGCCCGACGCTGGCCTTCGACCACGAGGAGATCCTCACCGACGCCCGCGAGCGGGTCCGGGCCAAGCTCGAGTACACGACGCTCGCCCTCGAGTTCGTCGCCGAGCCGTTCACGCTCCCCGAGCTGCGCCGCGTGTACGCCGCCGTCTGGGGTCTCGCCCCCGACCTCGGCAACTTCCGCCGCAAGGTCCTGGGCACCGACGGGTTCGTCGTACCCACCGACAGCCACGACTCGGCCGGCGGCCGGCCCGCGCTGCTCTACCGCCGCGGCTCGGCCAGGGTCATCCAGCCGCCGATGCTGCGGGCCGCGAGCGACTGA